Proteins found in one Pelmatolapia mariae isolate MD_Pm_ZW linkage group LG7, Pm_UMD_F_2, whole genome shotgun sequence genomic segment:
- the zgc:153031 gene encoding zgc:153031 yields METSWEKLQKKPVRLIAAACNDMGIGKDGKLPWDLPTEFQYFVNTVKTVSRPGRMNFMVWGRLCWNSHPESLFPLPNILHVVLSKTLDTVPDHAHFLCRDFDNAIRLAAEPPLADLIETIWIVGGVQVYKDALNHPWCDLLYLTDVMADYDCDVFFPEFDKNLFQLQEGFPGVPSEIQEENGIKFKYQVFKRDTADTV; encoded by the exons ATGGAAACAAGCTGGGAAAAATTGCAAAAGAAACCCGTTCGCCTCATTGCAGCAGCCTGCAACGACATGGGGATCGGGAAAGATGGAAAACTGCCCTGGGATTTACC GACTGAATTCCAGTACTTTGTGAACACTGTCAAAACGGTGTCAAGACCAG GAAGGATGAATTTTATGGTTTGGGGTAGACTCTGCTGGAACTCCCACCCTGAATCTTTGTTTCCACTTCCCAATATTTTGCATGTGGTGTTGAGTAAAACCCTGGA CACGGTTCCCGATCACGCACACTTCCTGTGTCGAGACTTTGACAATGCCATCCGCCTGGCTGCAGAGCCCCCCCTCGCTGACTTAATAGAGACCATCTGGATTGTTGGTGGAGTGCAGGTTTACAAG GATGCATTAAACCACCCTTGGTGTGACCTGCTTTACCTGACAGACGTCATGGCTGACTATGACTGTGATGTGTTCTTCCCAGAATTTGACAAAAATCTATTTCAACTACAGGAAGG ATTTCCCGGTGTGCCAAGTGAAATTCAAGAGGAGAATGGCATTAAGTTCAAATACCAAGTATTCAAGagagacactgctgacactgtgTAG
- the cry1b gene encoding cryptochrome-1b → MVVNTIHWFRKGLRLHDNPSLKDSIQGSDTLRCIYILDPWFAGSSNVGINRWRFLLHCLEDLDASLRKLNSRLFVIRGQPTDVFPRLFKEWQINRLSYEYDSEPFGKERDAAIQKLANEAGVEVTVRISHTLYNLDKIIELNGNLPPLTYKRFQAVINRMDAVEMPAETITSEVLKNCVTPISEDHDEKFGVPSLEELGFETEGLTTAVWPGGETEALMRLERHLERKAWVANFERPRMNANSLLASPTGLSPYLRFGCLSCRLFYFKLTDLYRKVKKNHTPPLSLYGQLLWREFFYTTATNNPCFDKMDGNPICVQIPWDRNPEALAKWAEGRTGFPWIDAIMTQLRQEGWIHHLARHGVACFLTRGDLWISWEEGMKVFEELLLDADWSVNAGSWMWLSCSSFFQQFFHCYCPVGFGRRTDPNGDYIRRYLPILRGFPAKYIYDPWNAPDEVQKAAKCIIGVHYPKPMVNHAEASCINIERMKQIYQQLSCYRGLGLLATVPANSNFGGNGTNPRAVSTVTNEGPGGSSKDPSVQVGMSQTERAQSVQKRRHEETPLESSSKSWKQSK, encoded by the exons ATGGTGGTCAATACCATCCACTGGTTCAGGAAGGGACTACGGCTGCATGACAACCCGTCTCTGAAAGACTCTATCCAGGGATCGGACACCCTTCGTTGTATTTATATCCTAGACCCCTGGTTCGCTGGATCCTCCAATGTGGGCATCAACAGGTGGAG gTTTTTGCTGCACTGTTTAGAAGACTTGGATGCCAGCCTGCGCAAACTCAACTCCCGCTTGTTTGTCATTAGAGGCCAGCCTACAGATGTCTTCCCTCGTCTGTTTAAG GAATGGCAGATAAACCGTTTATCTTATGAATATGACTCTGAGCCTTTTGGCAAGGAACGTGACGCTGCCATCCAAAAACTAGCCAATGAGGCTGGGGTGGAGGTCACGGTGCGGATTTCACACACCCTCTACAATCTGGACAA GATTATAGAACTTAATGGCAATCTGCCTCCACTCACCTACAAACGCTTCCAGGCTGTAATAAATCGAATGGATGCCGTCGAGATGCCAGCGGAGACGATCACATCTGAGGTTCTTAAAAACTGTGTCACACCAATCAGTGAAGACCATGATGAAAAGTTTGGGGTGCCCTCCCTTGAAGAGCTTG GTTTTGAGACAGAGGGTTTAACCACAGCAGTATGGCCTGGAGGAGAAACTGAAGCCCTCATGAGGCTTGAGCGGCATCTTGAGCGGAAG gcctGGGTTGCAAACTTTGAGCGTCCACGTATGAACGCTAACTCTCTGCTGGCCAGTCCAACAGGCCTCAGCCCCTACCTGCGCTTTGGATGTCTCTCATGCCGGCTCTTCTACTTCAAACTTACTGATCTCTACAGAAAA GTCAAGAAGAACCACACACCACCACTGTCCTTATACGGccagctgctgtggagagagttcTTCTATACAACTGCCACCAACAACCCCTGCTTTGACAAGATGGATGGCAACCCCATTTGTGTCCAGATACCCTGGGACCGAAACCCAGAGGCACTGGCCAAGTGGGCAGAAGGACGAACGGGCTTTCCTTGGATAGATGCTATTATGACCCAGCTGAGACAGGAGGGGTGGATCCATCATTTGGCAAGGCACGGTGTTGCTTGTTTCCTCACCAGGGGAGACCTCTGGAtcagctgggaagaaggcatGAAG gtTTTTGAAGAGTTGCTTTTGGATGCAGACTGGAGTGTAAATGCTGGCAGCTGGATGTGGCTTTCTTGCAGTTCATTTTTCCAGCAGTTTTTTCACTGCTACTGCCCCGTCGGATTTGGACGACGCACCGACCCAAATGGCGACTATATACG GCGTTATTTGCCGATATTGAGGGGTTTTCCAGCCAAATATATCTATGACCCTTGGAATGCCCCAGATGAAGTACAAAAGGCAGCCAAGTGCATCATAGGAGTCCACTACCCCAAACCCATGGTGAACCATGCTGAGGCCAGTTGCATCAACATTGAGAGAATGAAGCAGATTTACCAGCAGCTTTCCTGCTACAGAGGACTGG GTCTGCTGGCAACAGTTCCTGCCAATTCCAACTTTGGTGGAAATGGCACTAATCCCAGAGCAGTCAGCACAGTGACCAATGAAGGTCCAGGAGGGTCCTCTAAAGACCCCTCTGTGCAGGTGGGAATGTCTCAAACAG aaaGAGCACAGTCTGTGCAGAAGCGTCGTCATGAAGAGACTCCCCTTGAAAGCAGCTCTAAATCCTGGAAGCAGAGTAAATAG